A section of the Candidatus Kaelpia imicola genome encodes:
- a CDS encoding TlpA disulfide reductase family protein, with translation MRIKKKLTPILVVLLVGIGFLIYSDSKKKTFSADTANKPPSKDERIPAKDFSFQGLNGVDYDLSDFKGKIIIVNFRTISCSACDIEMDFLKTFIPSIDRAKVEFIPLFLGDKKLAIERYLKQKGADFPVYYDDYGLSALKYGVFGLPNSFVIDKNFRAVAKIPGAIDWNQPEIIDFIEALINE, from the coding sequence TTGAGAATTAAGAAAAAATTAACTCCTATTCTGGTTGTTTTATTAGTTGGAATAGGGTTTTTAATTTATTCAGACAGTAAAAAGAAAACTTTTTCAGCTGATACAGCTAATAAACCCCCTTCTAAAGACGAGAGAATTCCGGCAAAAGATTTTAGCTTCCAGGGTTTAAATGGGGTAGACTATGATCTCTCAGATTTTAAGGGTAAGATAATAATAGTTAACTTTCGGACTATAAGCTGCAGTGCTTGTGATATCGAGATGGATTTTTTAAAGACTTTTATTCCTTCTATAGATAGAGCTAAGGTAGAGTTTATACCGCTTTTTTTGGGAGATAAAAAACTTGCTATTGAACGTTATTTAAAGCAGAAAGGCGCAGATTTTCCGGTTTATTACGATGATTATGGATTATCGGCCCTTAAGTACGGTGTATTTGGCTTACCTAACTCCTTTGTTATTGATAAAAATTTTAGGGCTGTTGCTAAGATTCCTGGAGCTATAGACTGGAATCAACCTGAGATAATCGATTTTATAGAGGCTTTAATCAATGAATGA